Proteins from one Anastrepha obliqua isolate idAnaObli1 chromosome 2, idAnaObli1_1.0, whole genome shotgun sequence genomic window:
- the LOC129239567 gene encoding uncharacterized protein LOC129239567 isoform X2, producing the protein MKLTIKTLDQKNFHIEAYGLRTVGDLKRRLFETDERKFLLVMARKPWKELNTRMAEHAKATIKNKSKRMPETRAQKPNTETNIVQKNVAEIINVKPQQRKKSKTVTILTAEKSLKNKPRIDVQAHVPADNFKVVGKSITSSGNTTQQECINNRHQPTSSSPTETSDSQRSGRPQSRLMRNKKGKQLYKTKPVKSTISLLSTSRSMAKNRASKMRTNKKTTLKKSKQKECDEFLLRKIVAMGYNETDVRRALIASFNDPNEAVDYLIQHVQERIEQQTARKKPQQRQKRKNCSCSLIEPVKSDKSNAIAFLRNDPDFKNLRRLLRRRPNMLQIIIKRIGASHPELLFLLKEHEDDFLQLLHENSMDSEDEDCSYKAMHITPEEAKIIARLVRMGFKRRMAILAFIACGRNVEKAVDYMCRISDIHI; encoded by the exons ATGAAACTTACAATTAAAACATTAGATCAAAAGAATTTCCATATCGAAGCCTATGGCTTGAGAACTGTTGGCGATTTAAAACGAAGACTCTTCGAAACAG ATGAGCGTAAGTTTCTATTGGTGATGGCGCGAAAACCGTGGAAGGAGTTAAATACGAGAATGGCCGAACATGCCAAAGCCACCATCAAGAATAAAAGCAAACGAATGCCTGAAACAAGAGCTCAAAAGCCGAATACCGAGACaaatattgtccaaaaaaaCGTGGCTGAAATTATAAACGTAAAACcacagcaaagaaaaaaatcgaaaactgtCACAATACTCACAGCAGAGAAATCTCTGAAAAATAAACCACGCATAGACGTACAGGCACATGTACCTGCAGATAATTTTAAAGTAGTGGGTAAAAGTATAACGTCTTCGGGTAACACAACACAGCAGGAATGCATTAATAATAGGCATCAGCCAACATCATCTAGTCCTACGGAAACGTCCGATTCACAACGTTCAGGACGACCTCAATCTCGATTGATGCGCAACAAAAAGGGCAAACAATTATACAAAACTAAACCGGTAAAGTCAACCATATCTTTGTTGAGTACCAGTAGATCAATGGCAAAAAATAGGGCGAGTAAAAtgcgaacaaataaaaaaactacattgaagaaatcaaagcagaagGAATGTGATGAATTTTTGCTGCGTAAAATTGTTGCAATGGGATATAATGAGACTGATGTCCGACGCGCTCTAATCGCTAGCTTCAACGACCCCAATGAAGCTGTCGATTACCTCATACAACACGTGCAAGAGCGCATCGAGCAGCAGACAGCAAGGAAGAAACCGCAGCAGCGGCAAAAACGTAAAAATTGTTCTTGTAGCCTAATCGAACCAGTGAAATCTGATAAATCCAATGCCATAGCGTTTTTACGAAACGACCCAGACTTTAAAAATCTACGTCGTCTTTTACGTAGGCGCCCGAACATGCTACAGATCATTATAAAGCGGATTGGCGCGTCTCACCCCgaacttttatttcttttgaaggaGCATGAAGATGATTTCTTGCAGCTGCTGCATGAGAACAGTATGGATTCAGAAGATGAAGATTGTAGTTACAAGGCAATGCATATCACGCCAGAGGAAGCTAAAATCATAGCGCGTTTGGTTCGAATGGGCTTCAAGCGCCGGATGGCCATATTGGCTTTTATCGCCTGCGGCCGTAATGTAGAAAAGGCTGTGGACTATATGTGTCGAATCAGCGATATTCATATTTAA
- the LOC129239566 gene encoding histidine--tRNA ligase, cytoplasmic — MLRSIGRQIVYFIGHARSRPKNNWPAFTCTTVSGERRFGFADQQQCRHCATSHKVGQLESASTKENSYRKKKSHTINSNNETDDEASLLAQQLAQIDEEVARLLALKAKLGDGPATPQKFTLKTPKGTRDYSPQQMMLRQGVLDKIVAVFKKHGGEAIDTPVFELKDVLTGKYGEDSKLIYDLKDQGGEILSLRYDLTVPLARYLAMSKISSLKRYHIAKVYRRDNPAMTRGRYREFYQCDFDIAGTFDPMLPDAECVKIVAEVLDTLDIGEYVIKINHRQLLDGMFEACGVPADKFRIICSAVDKLDKSPWAEVRKEMIDEKGLDPAVAGKIGEYVRQSGGTELVEQLLADEKLKVVPSALKGLEGMQLLLKYCNAMGLSQKISFDLSLARGLDYYTGVIYECVLKAEPKITQNGADATEEQGTVGSVAGGGRYDNLVGMFDPKGKQVPCVGVSIGVERIFSVLEARNAATGVKTRTNEVEVYVASAHKGLHEKRLSVLNSLWDQGIKAEHSYKLNPKLLAQLQYCEENQIPLAIVFGDSELAKGVVKLREVDTRKEEEVQLTELGNEIKKRLRG; from the exons atgttgcgtTCGATTGGCCGtcaaattgtatattttattggaCATGCAAGAAGTCGGCCAAAAAATAATTGGCCCGCATTTACGTGTACAACAGTCAGCGGCGAGCGTAGATTCGGGTTCGCAGATCAGCAACAGTGTCGTCACTGTGCCACCAGCCACAAGGTGGGGCAGTTAGAAAGTGCttcaacaaaagaaaattcGTATAGGAAAAAGAAAAGCCACACAATCAACAGCAATAATGAGACTGATGATGAGGCATCTCTGCTAGCACAACAACTGGCACAG ATCGATGAAGAGGTCGCACGTTTACTAGCCTTGAAGGCGAAACTCGGCGACGGACCAGCAACGCCACAAAAGTTTACTCTGAAAACACCAAAGGGAACGCGCGACTACTCGCCGCAGCAGATGATGCTGCGGCAAGGTGTGTTGGATAAGATCGTGGCTGTTTTCAAGAAGCATGGGGGCGAAGCGATTGATACGCCCGTATTTGAGTTGAAG GATGTTCTTACTGGCAAGTATGGCGAAGATTCCAAGTTAATTTACGATCTTAAAGATCAGGGTGGTGAGATTCTGTCGCTGCGTTATGATTTAACGGTACCGCTCGCACGTTACCTAGCTATGAGCAAAATTTCCAGCTTAAAGCGTTACCATATCGCCAAGGTATATAGGCGTGATAATCCTGCTATGACTCGTGGCCGTTATCGTGAGTTCTATCAATGTGATTTCGATATTGCCGGGACATTTGATCCCATGTTGCCCGATGCTGAATGTGTAAAAATTGTTGCCGAGGTGCTGGACACACTGGACATTGGCGAGTACGTAATTAAAATCAATCATAGACAATTGTTGGATGGAATGTTCGAGGCCTGCGGTGTGCCTGCCGATAAGTTCCGTATAATTTGCTCGGCAGTTGATAAGTTAGATAAG TCGCCATGGGCAGAAGTACGGAAAGAAATGATCGATGAAAAAGGATTGGATCCCGCTGTTGCTGGTAAAATTGGTGAATATGTGCGTCAAAGTGGAGGCACCGAGCTCGTGGAACAGCTGCTAGCCGACGAAAAATTGAAAGTAGTTCCCAGTGCTCTTAAAGGCTTGGAAGGCATGCAGTTGTTACTCAAGTACTGCAATGCCATGGGACTGTCGCAGAAAATAAGTTTCGACTTAAGTCTTGCACGCGGCCTCGACTACTATACAggtgtcatttatgaatgtgtgTTAAAAGCTGAACCGAAAATAACACAGAATGGCGCTGATGCTACAGAGGAGCAAGGCACTGTCGGTTCAGTTGCTGGTGGTGGTCGCTATGATAATCTCGTTGGCATGTTCGATCCCAAAGGCAAGCAGGTGCCCTGCGTTGGTGTTTCCATTGGAGTGGAACGTATTTTTTCGGTATTAGAAGCCAGAAATGCTGCAACTGGTGTGAAGACTCGTACTAACGAAGTGGAGGTATATGTGGCCTCTGCACACAAAGGCTTGCACGAAAAGCGCTTGAGTGTTTTAAACTCGCTGTGGGATCAGGGCATTAAG GCCGAACACTCATACAAACTGAATCCTAAGTTACTGGCGCAGTTGCAATACTGTGAAGAAAATCAAATACCATTGGCTATTGTGTTCGGTGATTCGGAATTGGCAAAAGGCGTTGTGAAGCTACGTGAGGTGGATACTCGGAAAGAGGAGGAGGTACAATTGACTGAGTTGGGAAATGAGATAAAGAAACGTTTGCGCGGTTAA
- the LOC129239567 gene encoding UV excision repair protein RAD23 homolog A-like isoform X1: protein MKLTIKTLDQKNFHIEAYGLRTVGDLKRRLFETGNTNLLPERQQLIYAGRVLKDNNLLSHYSIDERKFLLVMARKPWKELNTRMAEHAKATIKNKSKRMPETRAQKPNTETNIVQKNVAEIINVKPQQRKKSKTVTILTAEKSLKNKPRIDVQAHQECINNRHQPTSSSPTETSDSQRSGRPQSRLMRNKKGKQLYKTKPVKSTISLLSTSRSMAKNRASKMRTNKKTTLKKSKQKECDEFLLRKIVAMGYNETDVRRALIASFNDPNEAVDYLIQHVQERIEQQTARKKPQQRQKRKNCSCSLIEPVKSDKSNAIAFLRNDPDFKNLRRLLRRRPNMLQIIIKRIGASHPELLFLLKEHEDDFLQLLHENSMDSEDEDCSYKAMHITPEEAKIIARLVRMGFKRRMAILAFIACGRNVEKAVDYMCRISDIHI from the exons ATGAAACTTACAATTAAAACATTAGATCAAAAGAATTTCCATATCGAAGCCTATGGCTTGAGAACTGTTGGCGATTTAAAACGAAGACTCTTCGAAACAGGCAATACAAATCTTCTTCCCGAACGGCAACAGCTCATATATGCGGGTCGTGTATTGAAAGACAATAACTTGCTTTCTCATTACTCCATAGATGAGCGTAAGTTTCTATTGGTGATGGCGCGAAAACCGTGGAAGGAGTTAAATACGAGAATGGCCGAACATGCCAAAGCCACCATCAAGAATAAAAGCAAACGAATGCCTGAAACAAGAGCTCAAAAGCCGAATACCGAGACaaatattgtccaaaaaaaCGTGGCTGAAATTATAAACGTAAAACcacagcaaagaaaaaaatcgaaaactgtCACAATACTCACAGCAGAGAAATCTCTGAAAAATAAACCACGCATAGACGTACAGGCACAT CAGGAATGCATTAATAATAGGCATCAGCCAACATCATCTAGTCCTACGGAAACGTCCGATTCACAACGTTCAGGACGACCTCAATCTCGATTGATGCGCAACAAAAAGGGCAAACAATTATACAAAACTAAACCGGTAAAGTCAACCATATCTTTGTTGAGTACCAGTAGATCAATGGCAAAAAATAGGGCGAGTAAAAtgcgaacaaataaaaaaactacattgaagaaatcaaagcagaagGAATGTGATGAATTTTTGCTGCGTAAAATTGTTGCAATGGGATATAATGAGACTGATGTCCGACGCGCTCTAATCGCTAGCTTCAACGACCCCAATGAAGCTGTCGATTACCTCATACAACACGTGCAAGAGCGCATCGAGCAGCAGACAGCAAGGAAGAAACCGCAGCAGCGGCAAAAACGTAAAAATTGTTCTTGTAGCCTAATCGAACCAGTGAAATCTGATAAATCCAATGCCATAGCGTTTTTACGAAACGACCCAGACTTTAAAAATCTACGTCGTCTTTTACGTAGGCGCCCGAACATGCTACAGATCATTATAAAGCGGATTGGCGCGTCTCACCCCgaacttttatttcttttgaaggaGCATGAAGATGATTTCTTGCAGCTGCTGCATGAGAACAGTATGGATTCAGAAGATGAAGATTGTAGTTACAAGGCAATGCATATCACGCCAGAGGAAGCTAAAATCATAGCGCGTTTGGTTCGAATGGGCTTCAAGCGCCGGATGGCCATATTGGCTTTTATCGCCTGCGGCCGTAATGTAGAAAAGGCTGTGGACTATATGTGTCGAATCAGCGATATTCATATTTAA